The Megalops cyprinoides isolate fMegCyp1 chromosome 10, fMegCyp1.pri, whole genome shotgun sequence genome window below encodes:
- the LOC118784177 gene encoding carcinoembryonic antigen-related cell adhesion molecule 5-like: protein MTVAPQKEFHISGSNLTLSCSAQSSPPAQFQWAFNGGMLNREGQELRLENIQANQSGSYTCWAHNIRTLRYKSSDPSLITVLERISGATITGPTAPLIAGNSSANLSCQATAGTISSRQWLKDGQPLSPSNSITISGDNSSVSIDPVEGSDNGEYQCRLSNPVSTDTASYNLIVNYGPQDVVIQGEREVEVGQRVELKCSALSIPPATFTWTVNGTETDVRTAEYTIEKATHGNSGDYICVASNAVTGSTQASPVHVLAVNVPVQGLSTGAIVGIVIGVLVCVAVVAAIVIITIKKKKSSSPTSGSTGNTTSPYANGGEPELAYADISHFKKSDGGKVQVGNAATEYAEVTVGSRPGRPPSSTQETSYAEIRKN, encoded by the exons ATGACTGTGGCCCCTCAGAAGGAATTCCACATCTCTGGGTCCAACCTGACCCTGTCCTGCTCAGCTCAGTCCAGCCCTCCTGCACAGTTTCAGTGGGCTTTCAATGGAGGGATGTTGAACAGAGAGGGTCAGGAACTCAGGCTGGAGAACATTCAGGCGAATCAGAGTGGCAGTTATACCTGCTGGGCCCACAACATCAGAACCCTGAGGTATAAGTCCTCTGATCCCTCACTGATAACTGTCCTTG agAGGATATCTGGTGCCACCATCACAGGCCCCACAGCACCACTGATAGCAGGTAACAGCTCTGCCAACCTGAGCTGCCAGGCAACCGCTGGCACCATCTCCTCCAGACAGTGGCTGAAGGATGGTCAACCACTGTCTCCTAGCAACAGCATCACCATCTCAGGGGacaacagctctgtgtccattGACCCTGTAGAAGGCAGTGATAATGGAGAATACCAGTGCAGACTGAGCAACCCTGTGAGCACTGACACTGCCAGCTACAACCTGATCGTCAACT aCGGACCACAGGATGTTGTCATACAGGGAGAACGTGAGGTAGAAGTTGGTCAGAGGGTGGAGCTGAAATGTTCTGCTTTATCGATACCTCCTGCAACATTCACCTGGACAGTCAACGGGACAGAGACGGATGTGAGGACAGCTGAATATACCATAGAGAAAGCCACCCATGGCAACAGTGGGGATTACATCTGTGTGGCCAGCAATGCAGTGACTGGATCAACTCAGGCTTCTCCTGTCCATGTTTTGGCTGTTAATG TGCCTGTCCAGGGGCTCTCCACAGGAGCAATCGTTGGGATTGTGATTGGCGTTCTGGTCTGTGTAGCAGTGGTAGCTGCTATagtcatcatcaccattaaGAAGAAGAA GTCCAGTTCCCCCACAAGCGGAAGTACTGGCAACA CAACAAGTCCCTACGCTAATGGAGGGGAACCG GAGTTGGCCTATGCCGACATCAGCCATTTTAAGAAATCTGACGGAGGCAAAGTCCAGGTGGGGAACGCCGCTACTGAGTACGCAGAGGTTACAGTCGGCTCCCGACCTGGCCGGCCCCCCTCCAGCACGCAGGAGACCTCTTATGCAGAAATCAGGAAGAACTGA
- the LOC118784401 gene encoding carcinoembryonic antigen-related cell adhesion molecule 20-like, which translates to MCTTPTMGRPAPLWAFTVLALTGATCLLFPLQVSAFGDTKPLFVRITGPDRVTAGEKAKFECSAYCTPPCNYTWSLGGGTSKGPTVTLYAAGGKDTLDLDCIALNPTSKETTKTTTTIKVTNVLFVRPVSDKEPALSDPFSLTCAGSIQLSAVLWYKDGEVMTGTAETTLSADNSTLSFGALLPNHQGFYQCVVSANGREIIANGYSLVYGSLSVSISGPDTIEVGKEYVFECMPNCSIGCSVSWTFRGGFPPAYSFSLQKTVIKWVPSEPTTQLLTCVASNTGAARKATATKTVKVINKPSDHTDPPESGSEGLKPAVILCLAFTTALLVLLAL; encoded by the exons ATGTGTACCACACCGACGATGGGGAGACCAGCACCTCTCTGGGCTTTTACTGTACTGGCACTCACAG GAGCAACAtgcctcctcttccctctgcaGGTCTCTGCATTTGGAGATA CGAAGCCGCTGTTTGTCAGGATCACTGGGCCCGACAGGGtgacagcaggagagaaggcCAAATTCGAGTGCTCAGCTTACTGTACCCCTCCCTGCAACTACACCTGGTCTCTGGGTGGCGGGACTTCAAAGGGCCCGACCGTGACGCTGTACGCTGCCGGGGGCAAAGACACACTCGATTTGGACTGCATCGCCCTCAACCCCACAAGCAAGGAGACCACCAAAACGACCACAACCATCAAAGTAACAA ATGTACTTTTCGTCCGGCCCGTCTCTGACAAAGAGCCTGCTCTCTCCGACCCCTTCAGCCTGACCTGTGCGGGCTCCATCCAGCTATCCGCTGTCCTCTGGTACAAAGACGGTGAAGTGATGACCGGGACCGCCGAGACCACTCTATCCGCAGACAATTCCACGCTCTCTTTCGGTGCCCTGCTGCCTAATCACCAGGGCTTCTACCAGTGCGTGGTTTCTGCCAACGGCAGAGAAATTATAGCTAATGGATACTCGCTTGTGT ATGGATCACTGAGTGTCAGTATCAGCGGGCCAGACACCATAGAAGTTGGGAAAGAGTATGTCTTTGAGTGCATGCCCAATTGTTCAATCGGCTGCTCTGTCAGCTGGACCTTTAGAGGTGGATTCCCGCCCGCCTACTCCTTCTCGCTGCAGAAGACTGTGATTAAATGGGTTCCGTCCGAACCAACAACTCAGCTCCTCACCTGCGTTGCAAGCAACACCGGTGCGGCACGAAAAGCCACAGCCACCAAGACGGTGAAAGTCATCAATAAACCTTCAG ATCACACAGATCCCCCAGAATCTGGATCCGAGGGGCTGAAACCTGCAGTAATCCTGTGCCTCGCCTTCACCACAGCGCTGCTGGTTCTTCTGGCCTTGTAG